One Helianthus annuus cultivar XRQ/B chromosome 12, HanXRQr2.0-SUNRISE, whole genome shotgun sequence genomic region harbors:
- the LOC110895203 gene encoding multiprotein-bridging factor 1b, which produces MSGHIAQDWEPVVIRKKAPTAAARKDEKAVNAARRAGAEIETVRKAAAGSNKAASSSTSLNTRKLDEETENLTHEKVPTELKKAIIQGRTEKKLTQAQLAQLINEKPQIIQEYESGKAIPNQQIITKLERALGVKLRGKK; this is translated from the exons ATGTCAGGCCACATCGCACAGGACTGGGAACCGGTGGTGATCCGCAAGAAAGCCCCCACCGCCGCCGCTCGTAAGGACGAGAAAGCCGTCAACGCCGCCCGTCGCGCCGGTGCTGAGATCGAGACCGTACGCAAGG CTGCCGCGGGTTCAAACAAGGCTGCTTCTAGCAGTACTTCACTGAACACTAGAAAGCTTGATGAAGAGACTGAAAATCTCACCC ATGAGAAGGTACCGACTGAATTGAAGAAAGCTATCATTCAGGGTCGAACCGAGAAGAAGCTTACTCAAGCTCAACTTGCTCAG CTTATTAACGAGAAGCCTCAAATCATACAGGAGTATGAATCTGGGAAGGCTATACCAAACCAACAGATCATCACTAAACTGGAAAGGGCCCTCGGTGTGAAACTCCGTGGTAAGAAATAG
- the LOC110893018 gene encoding uncharacterized protein LOC110893018, whose product MADEIPLFFPLDSNDDELASTDSTIIFFSKISSSKPNYKTRAHLSKKRYVRRDHESGHETLMADYFVEDPKYNDDIFRHRFRMSKRLFLKIVSEVEANNPWFEEGVSARMNKGFTPLQKLTSAIKQLATGNPLDENDEYLHMAERTSRECLEYFCQTVCKIYAPEFLRRPTSYDMALLYQTHEKKNHLRGMVGSLDCTHFVWRMCPTQFQDQYMSGDHQYPTIMWVFGIPYFTNLLTYSFLEKVKKDF is encoded by the coding sequence ATGGCGGACGAAATACCATTGTTTTTTCCACTCGATAGTAATGACGACGAGTTAGCTTCAACTGATAGTACCataatttttttttccaaaatctcATCGAGCAAGCCGAACTACAAGACGCGGGCACATCTATCAAAAAAACGATATGTTCGTCGTGATCATGAGAGTGGCCACGAAACCCTTATGGCGGATTATTTTGTCGAGGACCCGAAATACAACGATGATATTTTTCGTCATAGGTTCCGTATGTCAAAACGTTTGTTTTTAAAAATTGTGAGTGAAGTGGAAGCGAATAACCCGTGGTTTGAAGAGGGCGTGAGTGCGAGAATGAATAAGGGTTTTACACCGTTGCAAAAGCTTACATCGGCGATTAagcaacttgcaaccggtaaccctcTAGACGAGAACGACGAGTATTTACATATGGCCGAAAGGACTTCCCGCGAGTGTCTAGAATATTTTTGCCAAACGGTATGTAAAATATACGCTCCCGAGTTCTTACGTAGACCAACAAGCTACGACATGGCGCTTTTGTACCAAACTCATGAGAAGAAAAATCATCTTCGTGGTATGGTCGGTAGTCTTGATTGCACCCATTTCGTTTGGAGAATGTGTCCCACACAGTTTCAGGACCAATATATGAGTGGAGATCACCAATACCCGACAATTatgtgggtgtttgggattccttattTTACCAACTTATTAACTTATTCATTTCTTGAAAAGGTAAAAAAGGACTTTTAG
- the LOC110896792 gene encoding uncharacterized protein LOC110896792 isoform X3: MLKPALPRSSKPVFRGSTLSLFVMGGMVCGDELLCSWFIDDQKSRAGASFALTSIVLEVVYLVVAQHQTEKTASDPSTVVVAQHQTEKTASDPSTDQRSIIAMC, from the exons ATGCTCAAGCCGGCACTGCCCCGGAGTTCGAAGCCCGTCTTCCGCGGTTCAACTCTCTCGTTATTTGTCATG GGTGGCATGGTTTGTGGCGATGAGCTTTTATGTAGTTGGTTTATTGATGATCAAAAATCAAG GGCGGGTGCTTCCTTTGCTCTTACTAGCATCGTACTAGAGGTTGTTTATTTAGTTGTAGCACAACATCAAACCGAAAAGACCGCATCTGATCCATCAACCGTAGTTGTAGCACAACATCAAACTGAAAAGACTGCATCTGATCCATCAACCGACCAACGTTCTATTATAGCAATGTGTTAA
- the LOC110896792 gene encoding uncharacterized protein LOC110896792 isoform X2 has protein sequence MYLLIQTDNSQYVNLEALKIMGPKALALIGLCSSRHCPGVRSPSSAVQLSRYLSWAGASFALTSIVLEVVYLVVAQHQTEKTASDPSTVVVAQHQTEKTASDPSTDQRSIIAMC, from the exons ATGTATTTACTTATACAAACAGATAATAGTCAGTATGTAAATCTGGAGGCCCTTAAAATTATGGGGCCTAAAGCCCTAGCTTTAATTGGATTATGCTCAAGCCGGCACTGCCCCGGAGTTCGAAGCCCGTCTTCCGCGGTTCAACTCTCTCGTTATTTGTCATG GGCGGGTGCTTCCTTTGCTCTTACTAGCATCGTACTAGAGGTTGTTTATTTAGTTGTAGCACAACATCAAACCGAAAAGACCGCATCTGATCCATCAACCGTAGTTGTAGCACAACATCAAACTGAAAAGACTGCATCTGATCCATCAACCGACCAACGTTCTATTATAGCAATGTGTTAA
- the LOC110896792 gene encoding uncharacterized protein LOC110896792 isoform X1, which produces MYLLIQTDNSQYVNLEALKIMGPKALALIGLCSSRHCPGVRSPSSAVQLSRYLSWVAWFVAMSFYVVGLLMIKNQGDKYEYRDNFQSYYNCNVLKPGIFRAGASFALTSIVLEVVYLVVAQHQTEKTASDPSTVVVAQHQTEKTASDPSTDQRSIIAMC; this is translated from the exons ATGTATTTACTTATACAAACAGATAATAGTCAGTATGTAAATCTGGAGGCCCTTAAAATTATGGGGCCTAAAGCCCTAGCTTTAATTGGATTATGCTCAAGCCGGCACTGCCCCGGAGTTCGAAGCCCGTCTTCCGCGGTTCAACTCTCTCGTTATTTGTCATG GGTGGCATGGTTTGTGGCGATGAGCTTTTATGTAGTTGGTTTATTGATGATCAAAAATCAAGGTGACAAGTATGAATATCGAGACAATTTTCAAAGTTATTACAACTGCAACGTTCTAAAGCCTGGTATTTTCAGGGCGGGTGCTTCCTTTGCTCTTACTAGCATCGTACTAGAGGTTGTTTATTTAGTTGTAGCACAACATCAAACCGAAAAGACCGCATCTGATCCATCAACCGTAGTTGTAGCACAACATCAAACTGAAAAGACTGCATCTGATCCATCAACCGACCAACGTTCTATTATAGCAATGTGTTAA